In Leptospiraceae bacterium, a single genomic region encodes these proteins:
- a CDS encoding glycosyltransferase family 2 protein has product MKKVSVIIPMYNSEKSIERALNSVFNQSYKNYEIIAVNDGSTDHSLELLEKVKNENPQINIQIIDKKNGGVSSARNAGIKNSSGEYISFLDSDDEWLPEKLERQIGILNENPHIDFLGTNRDNEKIGPIFKKYTTLTKISFYTLLFKMHPHASTVIFKKKSIIDDIGYFDDSRRYMEDAEYWFRICKNKNCYFLPERLVITGGGAKAYYGQSGLSSNLWEMEKAELENFLRIYKIGYINLFLFTICFAFSILKYIRRLVIVMLFVKKE; this is encoded by the coding sequence ATGAAAAAAGTATCCGTTATTATCCCAATGTATAACTCGGAAAAATCTATCGAAAGAGCATTGAATTCAGTTTTTAATCAATCGTATAAAAATTATGAAATTATTGCGGTAAACGACGGTTCAACGGATCACTCATTAGAACTACTTGAAAAAGTTAAAAATGAAAACCCCCAAATTAATATTCAAATAATTGATAAAAAGAACGGAGGTGTATCCTCTGCTAGAAATGCTGGAATCAAAAATTCGAGTGGCGAATATATTTCATTTCTGGACTCCGATGATGAATGGTTGCCGGAAAAATTGGAAAGACAGATAGGTATTTTAAATGAAAATCCTCATATCGATTTTTTAGGTACTAATAGAGACAATGAAAAAATAGGACCTATATTTAAAAAATATACAACACTTACAAAAATAAGTTTTTATACTTTGTTATTTAAAATGCATCCTCATGCATCAACAGTGATATTTAAAAAGAAGAGTATAATTGATGATATAGGATATTTCGATGACTCTAGACGTTATATGGAAGATGCAGAGTATTGGTTTCGAATTTGCAAAAACAAGAATTGTTATTTTTTGCCAGAAAGACTTGTGATTACGGGAGGTGGGGCAAAGGCATATTACGGTCAGAGTGGACTTTCTTCCAATTTGTGGGAAATGGAAAAGGCCGAATTGGAAAATTTTCTAAGAATTTACAAAATCGGTTATATCAATTTATTTCTATTTACAATTTGTTTTGCTTTTTCTATTTTGAAGTATATTAGGAGATTGGTCATAGTGATGCTTTTTGTAAAAAAAGAATAA
- a CDS encoding glycosyltransferase, with the protein MNSEQILISIVIATYNSEATLEAAIQSVLDQQFKDYELIIIDGNSSDNTIGIIKKYEHGIKYWISEPDAGIYDAWNKGLKATQGKWVCFLGSDDMFLSGALSAYSEFLIANSELDYVSSRVELFWEKKGVNQTRVIGDKWNWNVFKRKMNVAHVGSMHNRKIYDRYGNYNTNYKIASDYELLLRIGNKLNAGFIKTVTVKMRFGGVSTKQIFKTLKETRDIKLFYNYTNVLFIYLDYFYFFSRSSTKRFLNWLGLI; encoded by the coding sequence ATGAATTCAGAACAAATTTTAATTTCTATCGTAATCGCTACTTATAACTCGGAAGCAACACTCGAAGCTGCAATTCAAAGTGTATTGGACCAACAATTCAAAGACTATGAATTAATTATTATCGATGGCAATTCAAGCGATAACACAATTGGCATTATTAAGAAATATGAACACGGAATCAAATACTGGATTTCAGAGCCGGATGCGGGAATTTATGATGCATGGAATAAAGGATTAAAAGCAACGCAAGGAAAATGGGTTTGTTTTTTGGGAAGTGACGATATGTTTTTGTCGGGAGCACTTTCAGCTTACTCCGAATTTTTAATTGCTAATTCTGAATTGGATTATGTTTCTTCAAGAGTGGAACTTTTCTGGGAAAAAAAGGGAGTCAATCAAACTAGAGTCATTGGAGACAAATGGAATTGGAATGTCTTTAAAAGAAAAATGAATGTTGCACATGTTGGTTCCATGCATAATCGAAAAATATATGATAGGTATGGAAATTATAATACAAACTATAAAATAGCATCAGACTATGAATTGTTATTAAGAATCGGGAATAAATTAAATGCGGGATTTATAAAAACTGTAACAGTTAAAATGCGATTTGGTGGAGTAAGCACTAAACAAATATTTAAGACATTAAAAGAAACAAGAGATATTAAATTATTTTATAATTATACAAATGTATTATTTATTTATTTGGATTATTTTTATTTTTTCTCTAGAAGTTCGACAAAAAGATTTTTGAACTGGTTAGGGTTAATTTGA